CAATCGCACTTGTTCTTGCGCCGCACTATTCTACATTTAGCGTGAAATCGTATGTAGGACGAGCACAAGAAGAAGCTGAGAAACTTGGAAACTTAACAATTCACGGCATTGATAGCTGGTATAAAGAACCGAAATTCATCCAGTACTGGGTTGATGCAGTGAAAGGTATATATAACGGTATGTCAGAAGCAGAATGTGAAAAAGCAGTATTAATCGTATCTGCACATAGCTTACCAGAAAAAATCATCGCACTTGGCGATCCATATCCAGATCAATTAAATGAAACGGCTGACTATATTGCAAGAGGTGCTGAAGTAGCAAACTATGCAGTAGGTTGGCAAAGTGCAGGAAACACGCCAGATCCTTGGATTGGTCCAGATGTACAAGATTTAACGAGAGAATTAAATGAAAAGTACGGTTACACTTCATTCGTATACGCACCAGTTGGATTTGTTGCGGAACATTTAGAAGTTTTATATGACAATGACTTTGAGTGTAAAGTTGT
This Bacillus paramycoides DNA region includes the following protein-coding sequences:
- the hemH gene encoding ferrochelatase, yielding MKKKIGLLVMAYGTPYKEEDIERYYTHIRRGRKPSPEMLEDLTERYRAIGGISPLATITLEQAKKLEKRLNEVQDEVEYHMYLGLKHIEPFIEDAVKDMHNDGIQDAIALVLAPHYSTFSVKSYVGRAQEEAEKLGNLTIHGIDSWYKEPKFIQYWVDAVKGIYNGMSEAECEKAVLIVSAHSLPEKIIALGDPYPDQLNETADYIARGAEVANYAVGWQSAGNTPDPWIGPDVQDLTRELNEKYGYTSFVYAPVGFVAEHLEVLYDNDFECKVVTDEIGAKYYRPEMPNASDAFIDCLTDVVLKKKESVM